In Roseiconus lacunae, one genomic interval encodes:
- the mfd gene encoding transcription-repair coupling factor: MSVATSLHTERLQEIVELIDRDSGIGTTLREGQPGERVAFSGVWGSLRAVFAAAAARSCSNILMLLPQAADADVVSGDAIAFGVEDSLPLPLSVGRGAHSLADPELAERLQVLQRLRGRDENAANPMLVTAYIGGALQLVPTPRQLDSSTREFTVGHEIPMDEVADWLRESGFVSTTAVQLPGEFAMRGGLIDIYSVDHASPIRIEWFGDEVESIRHFDLGSQRSVGEVNSIEISAVGVHGDARDPSSDEGGQSGLAQSGLDSQLDLGPISDYLPEDTLVILVEPHDCKLAAQNLLHRLDDQSGFTDFESLLASMAHLRIVTASTLNEGGEKTIDLRSTSADGFALALEETQSRIDTVADDHEILLVGDTPADAQRLTELLQDTKAARSGHLKPAVAQISGGFRLTTSKVLVLTGAELFHRSPVRRGKTRAQGKPITTSLQLEPGDLVVHLSHGIGLYLGLDHLEKNGQHVEHLVLEYDGGSKIYVPASRIGLIQRYVGGTKSQPRLAKVGGQAWARQKKAAESAVTDMASDLLELQAKRTSRQGIAFDPDHIWQQQFDASFPYQETPDQVTAIAAVKDDMESPRTMDRLICGDVGFGKTEVAMRAAFKAVTSGFQVAVLVPTTVLAEQHYHNFKHRMAEFPVRIEKLSRFCSAAEQRQTIKDLKSGKVDIVVGTHRIAGKDVDFQQLGLVVIDEEQRFGVAVKEKLKNKHSNVDVLTLSATPIPRTLHMALVGVRDISNLETPPAERRSVETIVSRWDDKLIRSAIVRELNRGGQIYMVHNRIGDMEAIVERLRGIAPELRIVIGHGQMPEGALEQVMVDFIDHKYDLLLATTIIESGLDIPNANTIFVDDADHYGLSDLHQLRGRVGRYKHQAFCFLLVSPHKHLSPEATKRLRAIEEFSQMGAGFAISMRDLEIRGAGNLLGSQQSGHIAAIGYEMYCHLLEDAVRQVQNLPPELSADVDIDLPVEAYLDPEYVPDLRHKIDLYRRIAKLKDAGEIESIREELIDRFGLLPGAAERMLELAELRLDAAAWQIGAITSDARFLVLHYSDRRRIEFLAKRSKMPVRIVDARRAYVPLRPQKRPGTSEKPPKNYPGVDMDHPSGRGYLQLARQTLQSGN; this comes from the coding sequence GTGTCCGTTGCCACATCGCTTCACACCGAACGACTTCAAGAAATCGTCGAACTGATCGATCGCGATTCGGGGATCGGCACGACCCTGCGAGAAGGTCAGCCTGGCGAGCGAGTCGCGTTCAGTGGCGTTTGGGGATCATTGCGGGCCGTTTTCGCGGCTGCCGCGGCACGCTCGTGCTCAAATATCTTGATGCTCCTGCCGCAGGCCGCAGACGCGGATGTGGTTTCCGGAGATGCGATCGCGTTTGGCGTCGAGGATTCGTTACCGCTACCGCTGAGCGTTGGTCGTGGGGCGCACTCGTTGGCCGATCCGGAACTGGCCGAGCGTTTGCAAGTGTTGCAGAGGCTCCGCGGTCGCGACGAGAACGCGGCCAATCCGATGTTGGTCACGGCATACATCGGTGGTGCGTTGCAATTGGTTCCCACCCCTCGGCAGCTCGATTCGTCGACGCGTGAATTTACCGTCGGACACGAAATTCCGATGGATGAAGTCGCCGATTGGCTTCGCGAGTCCGGGTTTGTTTCCACCACGGCGGTCCAGCTACCCGGCGAGTTCGCGATGCGAGGTGGGTTGATCGATATCTATTCGGTCGACCATGCCAGCCCTATTCGAATCGAATGGTTCGGCGATGAAGTCGAGTCGATCCGCCACTTTGATTTGGGCAGTCAACGGAGCGTCGGCGAAGTCAACTCGATCGAGATCTCTGCGGTCGGCGTTCATGGCGACGCGCGCGATCCATCGTCTGACGAAGGCGGTCAATCCGGTTTAGCACAATCGGGCTTGGATTCGCAGTTAGATCTTGGACCGATCAGCGACTACCTGCCCGAGGACACTTTGGTGATCCTCGTCGAACCGCACGATTGCAAGTTAGCCGCCCAGAACTTGCTTCACCGCCTGGATGATCAAAGCGGATTCACTGATTTTGAATCACTGCTCGCATCGATGGCTCACCTGAGAATCGTGACCGCATCGACGCTGAACGAAGGTGGGGAAAAAACGATTGATCTGCGTTCGACCAGTGCCGACGGGTTCGCGCTTGCTCTCGAAGAAACGCAATCACGCATCGATACGGTTGCCGATGATCACGAGATCTTGCTCGTCGGAGATACCCCCGCCGACGCACAGCGGCTGACCGAGTTGTTGCAAGACACCAAGGCCGCGCGGAGCGGTCACCTCAAACCGGCGGTCGCGCAGATCAGCGGTGGGTTTCGACTAACGACATCGAAGGTTCTGGTGCTAACCGGGGCGGAACTGTTTCACCGCAGTCCGGTTCGCCGTGGAAAGACACGGGCTCAGGGCAAACCCATCACCACGTCGCTGCAACTTGAACCAGGCGACTTGGTGGTGCACTTATCACACGGCATCGGCCTGTACCTAGGCCTTGATCACTTAGAAAAGAACGGTCAGCACGTCGAGCACTTGGTGTTGGAGTATGACGGCGGTTCGAAGATCTACGTGCCGGCGTCGCGCATCGGCTTGATTCAACGCTACGTCGGAGGCACCAAAAGCCAACCGAGACTGGCCAAGGTCGGCGGACAAGCGTGGGCACGGCAGAAGAAGGCAGCCGAGAGTGCGGTCACCGATATGGCGTCCGACTTGTTGGAGTTGCAAGCCAAACGCACCAGTCGGCAAGGGATCGCGTTTGACCCCGATCACATCTGGCAACAACAATTCGATGCCAGTTTTCCTTATCAAGAAACCCCCGATCAGGTCACCGCGATTGCCGCGGTCAAAGACGACATGGAATCCCCGCGGACCATGGATCGGCTGATTTGCGGCGACGTCGGATTCGGAAAAACCGAAGTCGCGATGCGGGCGGCCTTCAAAGCGGTGACGAGCGGTTTCCAAGTCGCCGTGCTCGTCCCTACAACGGTGCTTGCCGAACAGCACTATCACAACTTTAAACATCGAATGGCGGAATTTCCCGTCCGGATCGAAAAGTTAAGCCGGTTTTGTTCTGCCGCCGAGCAACGTCAAACGATCAAAGATCTGAAAAGTGGGAAAGTCGATATCGTCGTCGGAACCCATCGGATTGCCGGCAAAGATGTCGACTTTCAGCAACTCGGTTTGGTCGTGATCGACGAGGAGCAACGCTTTGGTGTCGCGGTCAAAGAGAAGCTAAAAAACAAGCACTCCAATGTCGACGTGCTAACACTTTCGGCAACGCCCATTCCGCGAACACTGCATATGGCGCTCGTTGGCGTTCGCGACATCAGTAACCTGGAAACACCACCGGCCGAGCGACGGAGTGTCGAAACGATTGTCTCGCGTTGGGATGACAAGTTGATTCGTAGTGCGATCGTGCGAGAACTAAACCGGGGTGGTCAGATCTACATGGTCCATAACCGTATCGGCGACATGGAAGCAATCGTCGAACGTTTGCGCGGAATTGCGCCGGAGTTGCGGATCGTGATCGGTCACGGACAGATGCCCGAAGGCGCATTGGAACAAGTCATGGTTGACTTCATCGATCACAAATACGACCTGTTGCTTGCGACGACCATTATCGAAAGCGGATTAGACATTCCCAATGCCAACACGATCTTTGTCGATGACGCGGACCACTATGGACTGAGCGACTTGCACCAATTACGTGGTCGGGTGGGACGTTACAAGCATCAGGCATTTTGCTTCCTGCTTGTCTCACCACACAAACACCTTTCGCCGGAAGCGACGAAGCGACTCCGGGCGATCGAAGAGTTCAGCCAGATGGGAGCCGGCTTTGCGATCTCGATGCGTGACTTGGAGATTCGCGGCGCGGGCAATCTTCTTGGCAGCCAGCAAAGTGGCCACATCGCTGCGATCGGCTACGAGATGTACTGCCATTTGCTCGAAGACGCCGTTCGCCAGGTTCAGAATTTGCCACCGGAGCTTTCCGCCGATGTCGACATCGATCTGCCGGTGGAAGCCTATTTAGATCCGGAGTACGTGCCCGACCTGCGGCACAAGATCGATCTGTACCGGCGGATCGCTAAACTGAAGGATGCCGGGGAAATCGAAAGCATCCGGGAAGAATTGATCGATCGATTTGGGTTGTTGCCAGGGGCGGCAGAACGAATGCTCGAACTCGCCGAGTTGCGACTCGACGCGGCCGCTTGGCAAATCGGTGCGATCACCAGCGACGCGCGTTTCCT